The Palaemon carinicauda isolate YSFRI2023 chromosome 37, ASM3689809v2, whole genome shotgun sequence genome contains a region encoding:
- the LOC137629261 gene encoding uncharacterized protein, which produces MIIRRTVSCPHTLPSIESRFESPQAWLELEGGHTLKSLVSVKRFFRTRNYFSHTNLLEELRLKEPQDWFNYLRMDEDTFLELLSMVTPIIEKKDTKLREAISPHQRLAATLRFLATGKSYEDLKFSTCISPQALGHIIPETCDAIYRVLKPHYLKFRSSVAEWKAIAQQFENKWQFPNCCGALDGKHISITPPHDSGSYYWNYKGFNSVVLLALANANYEFIMCDVGTNGRISDGGVLENTKFGDLLSEGKLNLPEPAKPENSSRILPYVFIGDEAFALRKHFLKPYSSKDLIKERRVFNYRLSKGRRIIENVFGIMTSRFRIFSSPINLKIANIEKVVLACCVLHNFLRRKCSASYLPPENVSNDIGLCIENITIPDVMLGDVALQPLERTHTRNPPQEAKEVRNQFMAYFMEEGAVPWQDKSVGN; this is translated from the exons aTGATTATTCGACGAACTGTTAGTTGCCCCCATACACTACCGAGCATCGAATCGCGCTTCGAGTCACCTCAAGCTTGGCTCGAACTCGAAGGAGGCCACACACTAAAGAGCCTTGTTTCAGTTAAGCGCTTTTTCCGCACA AGAAATTATTTCTCACATACCAATTTGCTAGAAGAACTTAGATTGAAAGAGCCCCAAGATTGGTTCAACTATCTGAGGATGGACGAAGATACGTTCCTAGAGCTTCTTTCCATGGTAACTCCTATTATTGAGAAGAAAGATACGAAACTTCGAGAAGCAATTTCTCCCCATCAGCGTCTAGCAGCCACATTACGCTTTTTAGCAACTGGGAAATCCTATGAAGATCTAAAATTCTCAACGTGTATTTCTCCACAAGCATTGGGACACATTATTCCTGAAACCTGTGATGCGATATACAGAGTGCTCAAACCCCATTACTTAAAG TTTCGTTCGAGTGTCGCAGAATGGAAAGCAATCGCACAACAATTTGAAAACAAATGGCAATTTCCTAATTGTTGCGGGGCGCTTGACGGCAAGCACATAAGCATAACTCCTCCCCATGATTCCGGGTCTTATTACTGGAACTACAAAGGATTCAATAGTGTTGTGCTGTTGGCCCTTGCAAATGCCAACTATGAGTTTATTATGTGTGATGTTGGCACTAATGGGCGAATATCAGATGGAGGTGTGCTTGAGAACACAAAATTCGGAGACCTATTAAGCGAAGGGAAACTGAATTTGCCAGAGCCAGCTAAACCAGAAAATAGTAGCAGAATTTTGCCATATGTATTCATCGGAGATGAGGCTTTCGCGTTAAGGAAGCATTTTTTAAAGCCTTATTCCTCCAAAGACCTCATAAAGGAGCGCAGAGTATTTAACTATAGGCTCTCTAAAGGAAGAAGAATAATCGAAAATGTATTTGGTATTATGACTTCACGTTTTAGGATTTTTTCTTCACCAATAAATCTAAAGATTGCTAATATAGAAAAAGTAGTATTAGCATGCTGCGTTCTACATAACTTTTTGAGAAGAAAATGTAGTGCATCATATTTGCCGCCGGAAAATGTAAGCAATGATATAGGCCTATGCATTGAAAACATAACCATTCCTGATGTAATGCTCGGAGATGTTGCTCTACAACCTTTGGAAAGGACACATACCAGAAACCCTCCGCAAGAAGCTAAAGAAGTCAGGAATCAATTTATGGCTTATTTTATGGAAGAAGGTGCCGTTCCATGGCAAGACAAGTCAGTAGGAAACTAG